One part of the Solanum dulcamara chromosome 3, daSolDulc1.2, whole genome shotgun sequence genome encodes these proteins:
- the LOC129882763 gene encoding flowering locus K homology domain-like — protein sequence MADENFEQPEMGNLHDTGNLDYMNSVQDNDTVNGKDNVHDTNHVDGAAHMHNADHVLDADHVHGADHVQDTDNVHNIDNIYDSDTIPAVNSAPEEIHPSEEVKVTPTDTGAGEEKKWPGWPGNNVFRMLVPIQKVGGVIGRKGEYIKKTCEETKARIKVLDGPPGTAERAVMISAKEDPSLLIPPAMYGLLKVHKQIVDVDTDSANAPPGAGRSVTTRLLVAASQAGNLIGKQGSTIKSIQDTSQCTIRVVGQEHLPLFALPDDSVVEIQGEPAGVHKAVEMVASHLRKFLVDRSVIGLFEMQMQMPNARSNQNMPPAGPTQSWAPPPSSFPGRAGGGPGFGPNTQYMPPAQPFDNYFPPVDMPPLEKQPRQGPPPYSRDASMGTYDTNVQTQQSMVTKVTQNMQIPLSYADAVIGTSGSNISYIRRASGASIAIQETRGIPGEMTVEITGSASQVQTAQQLIQNSIADAASSMQNTAAGPPSQGYNPYSQGPVYNSPSGGTGHPSAADYGSIYGSSYGY from the exons AATGGCAAGGATAATGTGCACGACACCAATCATGTGGACGGCGCCGCTCATATGCACAACGCTGATCATGTGCTCGATGCTGATCATGTGCATGGCGCTGATCATGTCCAGGATACAGATAATGTGCATAACATTGATAATATTTATGACTCAGATACTATTCCTGCTGTGAATAGTGCACCTGAGGAGATACATCCTTCTGAAGAGGTCAAAGTTACTCCAACTGATACAGGAGCTGGCGAAGAAAAAAAATGGCCGGGCTGGCCCGGAAATAACGTTTTCAGGATGTTAGTTCCTATTCAGAAAGTTGGTGGTGTCATTGGTCGCAAAGGAGAGTATATTAAGAAGACCTGTGAGGAGACAAAAGCTCGCATTAAGGTTCTTGATGGTCCTCCTGGGACCGCTGAAAGAGCT GTGATGATATCTGCAAAAGAAGATCCAAGCTTATTGATTCCACCTGCTATGTATGGTCTTTTGAAGGTTCACAAGCAGATTGTTGATGTAGACACTGATTCAGCTAATGCTCCACCAGGCGCTGGGAGGTCAGTCACGACAAGACTGCTTGTGGCAGCCTCACAGGCTGGAAACTTGATTGGGAAACAGGGTAGCACTATTAAGTCTATTCAGGATACATCTCAGTGCACCATTCGAGTGGTTGGACAAG AGCACCTTCCACTTTTTGCTCTTCCTGATGATAGTGTTGTTGAGATACAAGGAGAGCCTGCCGGGGTACATAAAGCAGTTGAAATGGTTGCATCACACCTCAGGAAATTTTTAGTTGATCGTAGTGTAATTGGATTATTTGAGATGCAA ATGCAAATGCCAAATGCTCGATCAAATCAGAACATGCCTCCAGCTGGACCTACTCAGTCATGGGCCCCTCCTCCATCCAGTTTTCCTGGGAGGGCTGGGGGTGGACCTGGTTTTGGACCCAACACCCAGTACATGCCGCCTGCACAACCATTTGATAATTATTTCCCACCGGTAGACATGCCACCATTGGAAAAACAGCCTCGTCAGGGCCCTCCTCCTTATAGTAGAGATGCTTCAATGGGAACTTATGATACAAATGTGCAAACACAACAATCTATGGTTACAAAG gtCACACAAAACATGCAAATTCCTTTGTCCTATGCTGATGCTGTAATTGGGACCTCTGGTTCAAATATTAGCTATATTCGTCGGGCCAGTGGTGCGTCAATTGCAATTCAAGAAACAAGGGGTATTCCTGGTGAGATGACTGTTGAGATAACTGGATCAGCATCACAAGTGCAAACAGCGCAGCAATTAATTCAG AATTCTATTGCTGATGCTGCCAGCTCAATGCAGAACACTGCAGCTGGACCACCTTCCCAAGGTTATAATCCTTATTCTCAAGGTCCTGTATACAATTCACCATCAGGTGGCACTGGCCATCCATCTGCTGCTGATTATGGTTCCATTTATGGATCCAGCTATGGTTATTGA